A genome region from Carya illinoinensis cultivar Pawnee chromosome 2, C.illinoinensisPawnee_v1, whole genome shotgun sequence includes the following:
- the LOC122296907 gene encoding splicing factor U2af large subunit B-like isoform X5, with protein MSDYEGRYEGNGEGADNYGGGSSPQTRGGSHGGPDDNSDSRSKHGSRDYERASSKSREDKEKGRDKERDMDRDRDRERVKSSDRERSKDRDRDRERDRDRDRDRHHRDRHRDRDRSERRERGRDRDDDDYYRSRDYERRRDHDKDREDRHRRRSRSRSGVRSERRSRSRSRSRSKSKRISGFDMAPPASALLPGAAAAVAAAAAGQIPGTSPTIPGMFPNMFPLATGQQFGALPVMPVQAMTQQATRHARRVYVGGLSPTANEQSVATFFSHVMAAIGGNTAGPGDAVVNVYINHEKKFAFVEMRSVEEASNAMALDGIIFEGAPVKVRRPSDYNPSLAATLGPSQPNPNLNLSAVGLTPGSAGGLEGPDRIFVGGLPYYFTETQIRELLETFGPLRGFDLVKDRETGNSKGYAFCVYQDLSVTDIACAALNGIKMGDKTLTVRRANQGANQPKPEQENVLLHAQQQIALQKLMLQPGAVATKVVCLTQVVSPDELKDDDDYQDILEDMREECGKFAFL; from the exons ATGTCTGATTACGAAGGAAGATACGAAGGCAACGGAGAAGGCGCAGACAACTATGGCGGTGGCTCCTCTCCTCAAACTCGCGGTGGCAGCCATGGGGGTCCCGACGATAATAGCGACTCCAGGTCTAAG CATGGTTCTCGTGATTATGAAAGAGCATCTTCTAAAAGTAGGGAGGACAAAGAAAAGGGGCGTGATAAGGAGAGGGACATGGATAGAGACCGTGATCGGGAGAGGGTCAAAAGCAGTGATAGAGAGAGAAGCAAGGACCGAGACAGGGATAGGGAAAGGGATAGAGATCGTGACCGGGATCGTCATCATAGAGATCGCCATAGGGATCGGGATCGTAGTGAAAGAAGGGAACGAGGTAGGGAtagagatgatgatgattattATCGAAGTCGGGACTATGAAAG ACGAAGGGATCATGACAAAGATAGAGAGGATAGGCACAGGCGTAGGTCTCGCTCCCGTTCAGGGGTTAGATCTGAGCGCAGATCTAGGTCACGATCTCGCTCTCGCTCAAAGAG CAAAAGGATTAGTGGTTTTGATATGGCACCTCCTGCTTCTGCATTGTTACCtggtgctgctgctgctgttgctgCTGCAGCAG CAGGTCAGATTCCTGGGACTAGCCCGACCATTCCTGGAATGTTTCCAAACATGTTTCCTTTAGCAACTGGTCAG CAGTTTGGAGCTCTTCCTGTCATGCCAGTTCAGGCAATGACTCAACAG GCAACAAGGCATGCTCGGAGGGTGTATGTTGGTGGCCTTTCTCCAACAGCAAATGAACAG TCTGTTGCTACATTTTTCAGTCATGTCATGGCTGCAATTGGAGGAAACACTGCTGGTCCAG GAGATGCTGTTGTCAATGTGTACATAAACCATGAAAAGAAGTTTGCTTTTGTAGAGATGAGATCTGTTGAGGAGGCTAGTAATGCAATGGCTTTAGATGGGATTATTTTTGAG GGTGCACCTGTTAAGGTGAGGAGACCTAGTGACTACAACCCATCTCTTGCTGCAACTCTTGGTCCGAGCCAGCCCAATCCTAATCTGAACCTATCTGCCGTTGGGTTAACTCCAGGATCTGCTGGTGGGCTTGAGGGTCCTGACCGCATATTTGTCGGCGGGCTTCCCTATTACTTCACAGAGACCCAGATCAGGGAGTTGCTAGAGACTTTTGGGCCACTTCGGGGTTTTGACCTTGTGAAAGACAGAGAAACAGGAAATTCAAAAGGCTATGCATTTTGTGTTTACCAAGATCTTTCGGTTACAGACATAGCTTGTGCAGCTCTGAATGGAATTAAAATGGGTGATAAAACTCTCACTGTTAGGCGTGCTAACCAGGGCGCCAACCAACCCAAGCCCGAGCAGGAGAACGTATTATTGCATGCTCAGCAGCAGATTGCATTGCAG AAGCTCATGTTACAACCTGGTGCAGTGGCAACAAAGGTTGTGTGTCTAACTCAGGTGGTTTCTCCTGATGAACTCAAAGATGACGATGATTATCAGGACATTTTGGAAGACATGAGAGAAGAATGTGGAAAATTCG CTTTTTTGTAG
- the LOC122296907 gene encoding splicing factor U2af large subunit B-like isoform X6 — translation MGLVRLQPGTIACFGQIPGTSPTIPGMFPNMFPLATGQQFGALPVMPVQAMTQQATRHARRVYVGGLSPTANEQSVATFFSHVMAAIGGNTAGPGDAVVNVYINHEKKFAFVEMRSVEEASNAMALDGIIFEGAPVKVRRPSDYNPSLAATLGPSQPNPNLNLSAVGLTPGSAGGLEGPDRIFVGGLPYYFTETQIRELLETFGPLRGFDLVKDRETGNSKGYAFCVYQDLSVTDIACAALNGIKMGDKTLTVRRANQGANQPKPEQENVLLHAQQQIALQKLMLQPGAVATKVVCLTQVVSPDELKDDDDYQDILEDMREECGKFGTLANLVIPRPTPNGEPSPGVGKVFLEYADIDGAAKARSGLNGRKFGGNQVVAVFYPENKFAQGDYEG, via the exons ATGGGTCTTGTTCGTCTTCAACCAGGAACTATTGCCTGTTTTG GTCAGATTCCTGGGACTAGCCCGACCATTCCTGGAATGTTTCCAAACATGTTTCCTTTAGCAACTGGTCAG CAGTTTGGAGCTCTTCCTGTCATGCCAGTTCAGGCAATGACTCAACAG GCAACAAGGCATGCTCGGAGGGTGTATGTTGGTGGCCTTTCTCCAACAGCAAATGAACAG TCTGTTGCTACATTTTTCAGTCATGTCATGGCTGCAATTGGAGGAAACACTGCTGGTCCAG GAGATGCTGTTGTCAATGTGTACATAAACCATGAAAAGAAGTTTGCTTTTGTAGAGATGAGATCTGTTGAGGAGGCTAGTAATGCAATGGCTTTAGATGGGATTATTTTTGAG GGTGCACCTGTTAAGGTGAGGAGACCTAGTGACTACAACCCATCTCTTGCTGCAACTCTTGGTCCGAGCCAGCCCAATCCTAATCTGAACCTATCTGCCGTTGGGTTAACTCCAGGATCTGCTGGTGGGCTTGAGGGTCCTGACCGCATATTTGTCGGCGGGCTTCCCTATTACTTCACAGAGACCCAGATCAGGGAGTTGCTAGAGACTTTTGGGCCACTTCGGGGTTTTGACCTTGTGAAAGACAGAGAAACAGGAAATTCAAAAGGCTATGCATTTTGTGTTTACCAAGATCTTTCGGTTACAGACATAGCTTGTGCAGCTCTGAATGGAATTAAAATGGGTGATAAAACTCTCACTGTTAGGCGTGCTAACCAGGGCGCCAACCAACCCAAGCCCGAGCAGGAGAACGTATTATTGCATGCTCAGCAGCAGATTGCATTGCAG AAGCTCATGTTACAACCTGGTGCAGTGGCAACAAAGGTTGTGTGTCTAACTCAGGTGGTTTCTCCTGATGAACTCAAAGATGACGATGATTATCAGGACATTTTGGAAGACATGAGAGAAGAATGTGGAAAATTCG GTACACTGGCAAATCTCGTCATCCCACGCCCAACACCAAATGGTGAACCATCACCTGGAGTTGGGAAG GTCTTTCTGGAGTATGCAGACATTGATGGTGCGGCAAAAGCTCGTTCCGGGTTGAATGGACGAAAATTTGGTGGGAATCAAGTTGTGGCCGTCTTTTATCCAGAGAACAAGTTTGCCCAGGGGGACTATGAAGGCTAG
- the LOC122296907 gene encoding splicing factor U2af large subunit B-like isoform X3 has protein sequence MSDYEGRYEGNGEGADNYGGGSSPQTRGGSHGGPDDNSDSRSKHGSRDYERASSKSREDKEKGRDKERDMDRDRDRERVKSSDRERSKDRDRDRERDRDRDRDRHHRDRHRDRDRSERRERGRDRDDDDYYRSRDYERRRDHDKDREDRHRRRSRSRSGVRSERRSRSRSRSRSKSKRISGFDMAPPASALLPGAAAAVAAAAAGQIPGTSPTIPGMFPNMFPLATGQFGALPVMPVQAMTQQATRHARRVYVGGLSPTANEQSVATFFSHVMAAIGGNTAGPGDAVVNVYINHEKKFAFVEMRSVEEASNAMALDGIIFEGAPVKVRRPSDYNPSLAATLGPSQPNPNLNLSAVGLTPGSAGGLEGPDRIFVGGLPYYFTETQIRELLETFGPLRGFDLVKDRETGNSKGYAFCVYQDLSVTDIACAALNGIKMGDKTLTVRRANQGANQPKPEQENVLLHAQQQIALQKLMLQPGAVATKVVCLTQVVSPDELKDDDDYQDILEDMREECGKFGTLANLVIPRPTPNGEPSPGVGKVFLEYADIDGAAKARSGLNGRKFGGNQVVAVFYPENKFAQGDYEG, from the exons ATGTCTGATTACGAAGGAAGATACGAAGGCAACGGAGAAGGCGCAGACAACTATGGCGGTGGCTCCTCTCCTCAAACTCGCGGTGGCAGCCATGGGGGTCCCGACGATAATAGCGACTCCAGGTCTAAG CATGGTTCTCGTGATTATGAAAGAGCATCTTCTAAAAGTAGGGAGGACAAAGAAAAGGGGCGTGATAAGGAGAGGGACATGGATAGAGACCGTGATCGGGAGAGGGTCAAAAGCAGTGATAGAGAGAGAAGCAAGGACCGAGACAGGGATAGGGAAAGGGATAGAGATCGTGACCGGGATCGTCATCATAGAGATCGCCATAGGGATCGGGATCGTAGTGAAAGAAGGGAACGAGGTAGGGAtagagatgatgatgattattATCGAAGTCGGGACTATGAAAG ACGAAGGGATCATGACAAAGATAGAGAGGATAGGCACAGGCGTAGGTCTCGCTCCCGTTCAGGGGTTAGATCTGAGCGCAGATCTAGGTCACGATCTCGCTCTCGCTCAAAGAG CAAAAGGATTAGTGGTTTTGATATGGCACCTCCTGCTTCTGCATTGTTACCtggtgctgctgctgctgttgctgCTGCAGCAG CAGGTCAGATTCCTGGGACTAGCCCGACCATTCCTGGAATGTTTCCAAACATGTTTCCTTTAGCAACTGGTCAG TTTGGAGCTCTTCCTGTCATGCCAGTTCAGGCAATGACTCAACAG GCAACAAGGCATGCTCGGAGGGTGTATGTTGGTGGCCTTTCTCCAACAGCAAATGAACAG TCTGTTGCTACATTTTTCAGTCATGTCATGGCTGCAATTGGAGGAAACACTGCTGGTCCAG GAGATGCTGTTGTCAATGTGTACATAAACCATGAAAAGAAGTTTGCTTTTGTAGAGATGAGATCTGTTGAGGAGGCTAGTAATGCAATGGCTTTAGATGGGATTATTTTTGAG GGTGCACCTGTTAAGGTGAGGAGACCTAGTGACTACAACCCATCTCTTGCTGCAACTCTTGGTCCGAGCCAGCCCAATCCTAATCTGAACCTATCTGCCGTTGGGTTAACTCCAGGATCTGCTGGTGGGCTTGAGGGTCCTGACCGCATATTTGTCGGCGGGCTTCCCTATTACTTCACAGAGACCCAGATCAGGGAGTTGCTAGAGACTTTTGGGCCACTTCGGGGTTTTGACCTTGTGAAAGACAGAGAAACAGGAAATTCAAAAGGCTATGCATTTTGTGTTTACCAAGATCTTTCGGTTACAGACATAGCTTGTGCAGCTCTGAATGGAATTAAAATGGGTGATAAAACTCTCACTGTTAGGCGTGCTAACCAGGGCGCCAACCAACCCAAGCCCGAGCAGGAGAACGTATTATTGCATGCTCAGCAGCAGATTGCATTGCAG AAGCTCATGTTACAACCTGGTGCAGTGGCAACAAAGGTTGTGTGTCTAACTCAGGTGGTTTCTCCTGATGAACTCAAAGATGACGATGATTATCAGGACATTTTGGAAGACATGAGAGAAGAATGTGGAAAATTCG GTACACTGGCAAATCTCGTCATCCCACGCCCAACACCAAATGGTGAACCATCACCTGGAGTTGGGAAG GTCTTTCTGGAGTATGCAGACATTGATGGTGCGGCAAAAGCTCGTTCCGGGTTGAATGGACGAAAATTTGGTGGGAATCAAGTTGTGGCCGTCTTTTATCCAGAGAACAAGTTTGCCCAGGGGGACTATGAAGGCTAG
- the LOC122296907 gene encoding splicing factor U2af large subunit B-like isoform X2: MSDYEGRYEGNGEGADNYGGGSSPQTRGGSHGGPDDNSDSRSKHGSRDYERASSKSREDKEKGRDKERDMDRDRDRERVKSSDRERSKDRDRDRERDRDRDRDRHHRDRHRDRDRSERRERGRDRDDDDYYRSRDYERRRDHDKDREDRHRRRSRSRSGVRSERRSRSRSRSRSKSKRISGFDMAPPASALLPGAAAAVAAAAGQIPGTSPTIPGMFPNMFPLATGQQFGALPVMPVQAMTQQATRHARRVYVGGLSPTANEQSVATFFSHVMAAIGGNTAGPGDAVVNVYINHEKKFAFVEMRSVEEASNAMALDGIIFEGAPVKVRRPSDYNPSLAATLGPSQPNPNLNLSAVGLTPGSAGGLEGPDRIFVGGLPYYFTETQIRELLETFGPLRGFDLVKDRETGNSKGYAFCVYQDLSVTDIACAALNGIKMGDKTLTVRRANQGANQPKPEQENVLLHAQQQIALQKLMLQPGAVATKVVCLTQVVSPDELKDDDDYQDILEDMREECGKFGTLANLVIPRPTPNGEPSPGVGKVFLEYADIDGAAKARSGLNGRKFGGNQVVAVFYPENKFAQGDYEG; encoded by the exons ATGTCTGATTACGAAGGAAGATACGAAGGCAACGGAGAAGGCGCAGACAACTATGGCGGTGGCTCCTCTCCTCAAACTCGCGGTGGCAGCCATGGGGGTCCCGACGATAATAGCGACTCCAGGTCTAAG CATGGTTCTCGTGATTATGAAAGAGCATCTTCTAAAAGTAGGGAGGACAAAGAAAAGGGGCGTGATAAGGAGAGGGACATGGATAGAGACCGTGATCGGGAGAGGGTCAAAAGCAGTGATAGAGAGAGAAGCAAGGACCGAGACAGGGATAGGGAAAGGGATAGAGATCGTGACCGGGATCGTCATCATAGAGATCGCCATAGGGATCGGGATCGTAGTGAAAGAAGGGAACGAGGTAGGGAtagagatgatgatgattattATCGAAGTCGGGACTATGAAAG ACGAAGGGATCATGACAAAGATAGAGAGGATAGGCACAGGCGTAGGTCTCGCTCCCGTTCAGGGGTTAGATCTGAGCGCAGATCTAGGTCACGATCTCGCTCTCGCTCAAAGAG CAAAAGGATTAGTGGTTTTGATATGGCACCTCCTGCTTCTGCATTGTTACCtggtgctgctgctgctgttgctgCTGCAGCAG GTCAGATTCCTGGGACTAGCCCGACCATTCCTGGAATGTTTCCAAACATGTTTCCTTTAGCAACTGGTCAG CAGTTTGGAGCTCTTCCTGTCATGCCAGTTCAGGCAATGACTCAACAG GCAACAAGGCATGCTCGGAGGGTGTATGTTGGTGGCCTTTCTCCAACAGCAAATGAACAG TCTGTTGCTACATTTTTCAGTCATGTCATGGCTGCAATTGGAGGAAACACTGCTGGTCCAG GAGATGCTGTTGTCAATGTGTACATAAACCATGAAAAGAAGTTTGCTTTTGTAGAGATGAGATCTGTTGAGGAGGCTAGTAATGCAATGGCTTTAGATGGGATTATTTTTGAG GGTGCACCTGTTAAGGTGAGGAGACCTAGTGACTACAACCCATCTCTTGCTGCAACTCTTGGTCCGAGCCAGCCCAATCCTAATCTGAACCTATCTGCCGTTGGGTTAACTCCAGGATCTGCTGGTGGGCTTGAGGGTCCTGACCGCATATTTGTCGGCGGGCTTCCCTATTACTTCACAGAGACCCAGATCAGGGAGTTGCTAGAGACTTTTGGGCCACTTCGGGGTTTTGACCTTGTGAAAGACAGAGAAACAGGAAATTCAAAAGGCTATGCATTTTGTGTTTACCAAGATCTTTCGGTTACAGACATAGCTTGTGCAGCTCTGAATGGAATTAAAATGGGTGATAAAACTCTCACTGTTAGGCGTGCTAACCAGGGCGCCAACCAACCCAAGCCCGAGCAGGAGAACGTATTATTGCATGCTCAGCAGCAGATTGCATTGCAG AAGCTCATGTTACAACCTGGTGCAGTGGCAACAAAGGTTGTGTGTCTAACTCAGGTGGTTTCTCCTGATGAACTCAAAGATGACGATGATTATCAGGACATTTTGGAAGACATGAGAGAAGAATGTGGAAAATTCG GTACACTGGCAAATCTCGTCATCCCACGCCCAACACCAAATGGTGAACCATCACCTGGAGTTGGGAAG GTCTTTCTGGAGTATGCAGACATTGATGGTGCGGCAAAAGCTCGTTCCGGGTTGAATGGACGAAAATTTGGTGGGAATCAAGTTGTGGCCGTCTTTTATCCAGAGAACAAGTTTGCCCAGGGGGACTATGAAGGCTAG
- the LOC122296907 gene encoding splicing factor U2af large subunit B-like isoform X1 produces the protein MSDYEGRYEGNGEGADNYGGGSSPQTRGGSHGGPDDNSDSRSKHGSRDYERASSKSREDKEKGRDKERDMDRDRDRERVKSSDRERSKDRDRDRERDRDRDRDRHHRDRHRDRDRSERRERGRDRDDDDYYRSRDYERRRDHDKDREDRHRRRSRSRSGVRSERRSRSRSRSRSKSKRISGFDMAPPASALLPGAAAAVAAAAAGQIPGTSPTIPGMFPNMFPLATGQQFGALPVMPVQAMTQQATRHARRVYVGGLSPTANEQSVATFFSHVMAAIGGNTAGPGDAVVNVYINHEKKFAFVEMRSVEEASNAMALDGIIFEGAPVKVRRPSDYNPSLAATLGPSQPNPNLNLSAVGLTPGSAGGLEGPDRIFVGGLPYYFTETQIRELLETFGPLRGFDLVKDRETGNSKGYAFCVYQDLSVTDIACAALNGIKMGDKTLTVRRANQGANQPKPEQENVLLHAQQQIALQKLMLQPGAVATKVVCLTQVVSPDELKDDDDYQDILEDMREECGKFGTLANLVIPRPTPNGEPSPGVGKVFLEYADIDGAAKARSGLNGRKFGGNQVVAVFYPENKFAQGDYEG, from the exons ATGTCTGATTACGAAGGAAGATACGAAGGCAACGGAGAAGGCGCAGACAACTATGGCGGTGGCTCCTCTCCTCAAACTCGCGGTGGCAGCCATGGGGGTCCCGACGATAATAGCGACTCCAGGTCTAAG CATGGTTCTCGTGATTATGAAAGAGCATCTTCTAAAAGTAGGGAGGACAAAGAAAAGGGGCGTGATAAGGAGAGGGACATGGATAGAGACCGTGATCGGGAGAGGGTCAAAAGCAGTGATAGAGAGAGAAGCAAGGACCGAGACAGGGATAGGGAAAGGGATAGAGATCGTGACCGGGATCGTCATCATAGAGATCGCCATAGGGATCGGGATCGTAGTGAAAGAAGGGAACGAGGTAGGGAtagagatgatgatgattattATCGAAGTCGGGACTATGAAAG ACGAAGGGATCATGACAAAGATAGAGAGGATAGGCACAGGCGTAGGTCTCGCTCCCGTTCAGGGGTTAGATCTGAGCGCAGATCTAGGTCACGATCTCGCTCTCGCTCAAAGAG CAAAAGGATTAGTGGTTTTGATATGGCACCTCCTGCTTCTGCATTGTTACCtggtgctgctgctgctgttgctgCTGCAGCAG CAGGTCAGATTCCTGGGACTAGCCCGACCATTCCTGGAATGTTTCCAAACATGTTTCCTTTAGCAACTGGTCAG CAGTTTGGAGCTCTTCCTGTCATGCCAGTTCAGGCAATGACTCAACAG GCAACAAGGCATGCTCGGAGGGTGTATGTTGGTGGCCTTTCTCCAACAGCAAATGAACAG TCTGTTGCTACATTTTTCAGTCATGTCATGGCTGCAATTGGAGGAAACACTGCTGGTCCAG GAGATGCTGTTGTCAATGTGTACATAAACCATGAAAAGAAGTTTGCTTTTGTAGAGATGAGATCTGTTGAGGAGGCTAGTAATGCAATGGCTTTAGATGGGATTATTTTTGAG GGTGCACCTGTTAAGGTGAGGAGACCTAGTGACTACAACCCATCTCTTGCTGCAACTCTTGGTCCGAGCCAGCCCAATCCTAATCTGAACCTATCTGCCGTTGGGTTAACTCCAGGATCTGCTGGTGGGCTTGAGGGTCCTGACCGCATATTTGTCGGCGGGCTTCCCTATTACTTCACAGAGACCCAGATCAGGGAGTTGCTAGAGACTTTTGGGCCACTTCGGGGTTTTGACCTTGTGAAAGACAGAGAAACAGGAAATTCAAAAGGCTATGCATTTTGTGTTTACCAAGATCTTTCGGTTACAGACATAGCTTGTGCAGCTCTGAATGGAATTAAAATGGGTGATAAAACTCTCACTGTTAGGCGTGCTAACCAGGGCGCCAACCAACCCAAGCCCGAGCAGGAGAACGTATTATTGCATGCTCAGCAGCAGATTGCATTGCAG AAGCTCATGTTACAACCTGGTGCAGTGGCAACAAAGGTTGTGTGTCTAACTCAGGTGGTTTCTCCTGATGAACTCAAAGATGACGATGATTATCAGGACATTTTGGAAGACATGAGAGAAGAATGTGGAAAATTCG GTACACTGGCAAATCTCGTCATCCCACGCCCAACACCAAATGGTGAACCATCACCTGGAGTTGGGAAG GTCTTTCTGGAGTATGCAGACATTGATGGTGCGGCAAAAGCTCGTTCCGGGTTGAATGGACGAAAATTTGGTGGGAATCAAGTTGTGGCCGTCTTTTATCCAGAGAACAAGTTTGCCCAGGGGGACTATGAAGGCTAG
- the LOC122296907 gene encoding splicing factor U2af large subunit B-like isoform X4: MSDYEGRYEGNGEGADNYGGGSSPQTRGGSHGGPDDNSDSRSKHGSRDYERASSKSREDKEKGRDKERDMDRDRDRERVKSSDRERSKDRDRDRERDRDRDRDRHHRDRHRDRDRSERRERGRDRDDDDYYRSRDYERRRDHDKDREDRHRRRSRSRSGVRSERRSRSRSRSRSKSKRISGFDMAPPASALLPGAAAAVAAAAGQIPGTSPTIPGMFPNMFPLATGQFGALPVMPVQAMTQQATRHARRVYVGGLSPTANEQSVATFFSHVMAAIGGNTAGPGDAVVNVYINHEKKFAFVEMRSVEEASNAMALDGIIFEGAPVKVRRPSDYNPSLAATLGPSQPNPNLNLSAVGLTPGSAGGLEGPDRIFVGGLPYYFTETQIRELLETFGPLRGFDLVKDRETGNSKGYAFCVYQDLSVTDIACAALNGIKMGDKTLTVRRANQGANQPKPEQENVLLHAQQQIALQKLMLQPGAVATKVVCLTQVVSPDELKDDDDYQDILEDMREECGKFGTLANLVIPRPTPNGEPSPGVGKVFLEYADIDGAAKARSGLNGRKFGGNQVVAVFYPENKFAQGDYEG; the protein is encoded by the exons ATGTCTGATTACGAAGGAAGATACGAAGGCAACGGAGAAGGCGCAGACAACTATGGCGGTGGCTCCTCTCCTCAAACTCGCGGTGGCAGCCATGGGGGTCCCGACGATAATAGCGACTCCAGGTCTAAG CATGGTTCTCGTGATTATGAAAGAGCATCTTCTAAAAGTAGGGAGGACAAAGAAAAGGGGCGTGATAAGGAGAGGGACATGGATAGAGACCGTGATCGGGAGAGGGTCAAAAGCAGTGATAGAGAGAGAAGCAAGGACCGAGACAGGGATAGGGAAAGGGATAGAGATCGTGACCGGGATCGTCATCATAGAGATCGCCATAGGGATCGGGATCGTAGTGAAAGAAGGGAACGAGGTAGGGAtagagatgatgatgattattATCGAAGTCGGGACTATGAAAG ACGAAGGGATCATGACAAAGATAGAGAGGATAGGCACAGGCGTAGGTCTCGCTCCCGTTCAGGGGTTAGATCTGAGCGCAGATCTAGGTCACGATCTCGCTCTCGCTCAAAGAG CAAAAGGATTAGTGGTTTTGATATGGCACCTCCTGCTTCTGCATTGTTACCtggtgctgctgctgctgttgctgCTGCAGCAG GTCAGATTCCTGGGACTAGCCCGACCATTCCTGGAATGTTTCCAAACATGTTTCCTTTAGCAACTGGTCAG TTTGGAGCTCTTCCTGTCATGCCAGTTCAGGCAATGACTCAACAG GCAACAAGGCATGCTCGGAGGGTGTATGTTGGTGGCCTTTCTCCAACAGCAAATGAACAG TCTGTTGCTACATTTTTCAGTCATGTCATGGCTGCAATTGGAGGAAACACTGCTGGTCCAG GAGATGCTGTTGTCAATGTGTACATAAACCATGAAAAGAAGTTTGCTTTTGTAGAGATGAGATCTGTTGAGGAGGCTAGTAATGCAATGGCTTTAGATGGGATTATTTTTGAG GGTGCACCTGTTAAGGTGAGGAGACCTAGTGACTACAACCCATCTCTTGCTGCAACTCTTGGTCCGAGCCAGCCCAATCCTAATCTGAACCTATCTGCCGTTGGGTTAACTCCAGGATCTGCTGGTGGGCTTGAGGGTCCTGACCGCATATTTGTCGGCGGGCTTCCCTATTACTTCACAGAGACCCAGATCAGGGAGTTGCTAGAGACTTTTGGGCCACTTCGGGGTTTTGACCTTGTGAAAGACAGAGAAACAGGAAATTCAAAAGGCTATGCATTTTGTGTTTACCAAGATCTTTCGGTTACAGACATAGCTTGTGCAGCTCTGAATGGAATTAAAATGGGTGATAAAACTCTCACTGTTAGGCGTGCTAACCAGGGCGCCAACCAACCCAAGCCCGAGCAGGAGAACGTATTATTGCATGCTCAGCAGCAGATTGCATTGCAG AAGCTCATGTTACAACCTGGTGCAGTGGCAACAAAGGTTGTGTGTCTAACTCAGGTGGTTTCTCCTGATGAACTCAAAGATGACGATGATTATCAGGACATTTTGGAAGACATGAGAGAAGAATGTGGAAAATTCG GTACACTGGCAAATCTCGTCATCCCACGCCCAACACCAAATGGTGAACCATCACCTGGAGTTGGGAAG GTCTTTCTGGAGTATGCAGACATTGATGGTGCGGCAAAAGCTCGTTCCGGGTTGAATGGACGAAAATTTGGTGGGAATCAAGTTGTGGCCGTCTTTTATCCAGAGAACAAGTTTGCCCAGGGGGACTATGAAGGCTAG